The genomic segment atttaattattaaatttttaattaattaaatatatattttttaagtgttaccaatcAACTCTTATATTTGTAACaaaagtttttaatttttcttttaaataaagatttaaaataaaatctCAAATTCTTTAACAAATTTGAGTGATTGGATTTTATTCTCCACAACTAATTGAATTCAATGGTATAAAGAGCTCTTTATTTTGATGATAAAGTACAAAGAGTTCAATGATTTAAATTCAATTTTGGCAAAAAACAAAAGTTGACGGTGACATCTTTGCCAACTTCGAACGACAACCCACGTAAATTGTTATTCCtaataattgtattataatattcaatttttttatttaaaatttgatttagtaatttatttgaataattttataaaatatacaataaaaaaaataataaaaaatataacaaaacaaaaaaaagaataaactttttaattttttaatatatatgagAAGAAAAATAGCTTCAAAATCACTTTTGAATTTGATAAGAAGAAGAATAAAGTGGATCACTTACAGGTGGGCATcagaaaattaattattataatattttatgttcTACCCGATACCACTCATTAACCTGTGATTAGGTTTTGTGATGTGTATAAATGAGACTACATCAAGAAAAACACCACAACCACAATCCGTTTGCAGCTTTGATAGAATTGTACAACACTTTGTTACACTGTCTAAATACCCAGAACAAAACCTTGAAGAAGAAAACGAAAACCATGGTACTAGTGGCTGCTCCTCTCCATAGACCCCACGTGGCAGTCCTTTCAAGTCCCGGGATGGGCCACATCATCCCTTTACTCGAGCTCGCCAAGCGCCTAGCCGCTGATCATGGCTGCCACGTCAGCTTTCTCAATATCACCGCCGAAGCCTCCGCCGCACAGACTAAGCTCCTCAGCTCTCCTGACTTCCCTCCCAACCTCCACGTCATCGACCTCCCTGATGTTGACGTCTCCACACTCGTCTCATCCGACAGCCTCATCGTCACCCGACTTTCCGTCATCGTACAAGAAAGCCTCCGATGTCTGAAGTCCGTACTTCTCGACCTCGGAAAACCTGATGTTGTCGTCATTGACCTCTTCTGCACCCAAGCTTTCGAGGTTTGTGAAGAGCTATCCATTCCTGTGTATTCCTTTTATACCGCTCCTGCTGCTCTATTTTCTTTGTCTCTGTATCTTCTCACTTTAGATAAAGAAGTTGACTGTGAGTTCGTTGACCTTCCTGAACCAATTCGGGTCCCGGGTTGCTCTCCGATCCGAACTGAAGACCTCCTTGACCAAGTTCGGAACAGGAAAAGCGAAGAATGCAAGTGGTATCTTCTCCACACCAGTAGGCTTCCGTTGGCGGCCGGTGTTCTCATGAACACGTGGGAAGATCTTGAACCCTCAACGCTTAAAGCCATTAGAGAAGACCCTTATTACAACAAAATCTCCACACCACCGATTCACCCAGTAGGACCACTAATCAGAGAGACTGAGCCCATAACTGAGTCTGGCGTTGAGTGCTTGGCGTGGCTCGATAACCAACCATCAGACTCCGTCGTCTTCGTGGCACTTGGCAGCGGTGGGACCCTCTCTGCAGCACAACTCACCGAGATTGCATGGGGTCTAGAACTTAGTGGACAACGGTTCGTCTGGGTGGTCCGAACGCCCACAGAGTTCGATGCGTCGGCCACATTTTTTAACGTGGGTGGTGATATTAACGACCCGAAGTCGTTTTTACCTGTTGGGTTCTTGGAGAGAACCAAAAAAGTGGGCTATGTGGTCGCGTCGTGGGCTCCGCAGGTGGCGGTGTTGCGACACCGGTCGACCGGCGCGTTTTTATCACACTGCGGGTGGAACTCGACTATGGAGAGCATGAGACACGGCGTACCGATGATTGCTTGGCCGCTTTACGCCGAGCAGAAAATGAACGCCACAGCTCTGGTGGAGGATGTTGGCGTGGCCGTGAGACCAGCTGAGGACCCCGGAAAGGGAATAGTTACGAGGGAGGAGATTAAGAGGGTTGTGAGTTTGGTGATTGGAGGTGAAGAAGGCAAGTTGCTGAGACTCAGAGCTGGAAAACTTAAAGAAAGTGCAGAGAAAGTATTGAGCGACAATGGCGGATCTTCTTACGATTCGCTAACTCGCATAACGAATGATTGGATGGTTTCACGAATATCAAgtcaaaatttcaaataatttagtGGCCAAAAGATGCACGCAATAATGACTTGATTAAGTGAAAATTATACTATATAGagttttttattgttatttttatattGGTTTGGAAGTGAATGTTTCACTGTTACAAGAAGGGTATTTAGGGTTAAGATTACACACCCTCTACGGCATTGCCATAAAAAATTAACGTTTTAAGGGGGCATGTTGTATGCCCTTAAATAATGTTTTTAGGATCCACAATGCACATCTTTAAAGATCGCATTGAGTGCATTTCAATAAAAAATTTAGGACGCATGtcgtgagtcctaaaagaatgttttttagGCGCGCAATGCGCTTTCTTAAAAAACCTGTTGAGTAcccttaaaaataataaacaagtaGGTGTTCAATATTATTAGGACACGCATCGAATGCCCTTAagagttaatttttttaaatatatatagctACATTTTTCATTTTGCTCTAAAAAATACATTTGAATGAGTGGCCAAAATGTTAGATATATGTTAGATTTAtaaattttcaaaagaaaatactaaaaaaaaaaaatcaaaagaaatttaaatttctcattaaaagtAAGCTTATAACATTTTTCATTTTGTTCTAACCAATTGTAACAATGACATCGCTCATTCTTCTCGAACTTCGTAAATTTCTTAAATAGTATTTGGTTTGTCAGATGtgaattgcaaaaaaaaaaaaaactttaattagaattatattaGCAATTATAATTCAAAACATATAAAAAcattatactatatatataaattatgtaGTTGTATATTGTTGCCTGTTTGGACAAAAAATGTTCGTAATGAGGGGCATTTATAAGTAtattcttcatcatcctcataacgtaaTATCCATAGTCGATATTGTTTACGACATTACAAAGATTGATAATACATGTACAAATCTTAAtattaaatatcttaaacatctttatatatacataaacCCATATACAAATAGAAACATACTGTAGGTTGGAAATACAGTACTCCCGTTGGGTGTTTGTTGATCTTTTTACGTGCTTTAATTCTTTCCGTGAAATACATCTCATGTGCATCATGGATGGTCTCCTTGATGGTTGTCCTGCTATCTAATTTAACATTAATAGGATCAAGAAAACAAGAATAATGCCAATTGAGATATAATAAAAATAGCATCCAATGCTTCCTGTTAAAAGAACAAGTGTTACTAAGTTTTTAActttagattaatttttttttatcaatgaaaAGCATAATCATTAAACTTACTCATGGTTATAATGCATAACTATTCAATCATGCTTTTTAGACGTGCATGATAGAATCCTATCACATAAAGCTCGAGCCTGACTATTTGCGCTAGTCACGGAAGTAGAAACCTTGTTTAGATTCATAAACAACAACGCTCATCTCTTTTCCTCATCTACTAAAAGTTTCTGGTACAAAATCCTAACAACAAAtatcattaatttaaaaaaaaaggttGAAAGAAAGCTAAATAGTTGAAGATACAAAATCCttacaataaatattattaacttCATACAGAGCATACCTCATATAAAAGACAATGCATGATTGTCCAATTATCTCCTTTCTACAATATTCGAGTATGTCATCCCGAAGCAGAGGAGAGTATTCACAAGCATGACCGAACACATCAAAGTCACTGGACACATCAACGACACAATCATCTCTAGGCTAACCATTGacgatttcatatacttgtctaaACTTAGGCGGCAATGGAGATGGTTGTTACACCTCTTGTGTTTTTGTGTTCGAGGTGCTAATGGTAGAAAAGCTTTTTTTCCAACTTGTTTTCTAGTTTTTTCACGACCTCCTAGTCACCCATAACATTTAATTAACAATGAAATaagtatataaaaaaattagtagTCCTAAATAAAATAATTACCTATGTCGCTCCATTGAAGATGACTAGCAACTTGGGTCAACGTATTAAAGTCCCAATATCTTGTTTGACAATATAAATCTCACTGTTGGTAGGGATCAGGTTAACAATTAGAGCATCAGGTTGGTCAACAAACTCAATTGCACGGTGATAGTTTTCTCCTATGTCTTCTCCATGGATCTTTGTGCTCCCAATAACTAGAATGTATCCCCTACCAATCATCTTGGTGATAGACCCTAATGCAAAATTGCATTCAATCATTTTATCATGAACATATATGTAAATTTTTATGTATAAGTATGTTATACAAGTGCAAGAATTT from the Humulus lupulus chromosome X, drHumLupu1.1, whole genome shotgun sequence genome contains:
- the LOC133805010 gene encoding anthocyanidin 3-O-glucosyltransferase 5-like, translating into MRLHQEKHHNHNPFAALIELYNTLLHCLNTQNKTLKKKTKTMVLVAAPLHRPHVAVLSSPGMGHIIPLLELAKRLAADHGCHVSFLNITAEASAAQTKLLSSPDFPPNLHVIDLPDVDVSTLVSSDSLIVTRLSVIVQESLRCLKSVLLDLGKPDVVVIDLFCTQAFEVCEELSIPVYSFYTAPAALFSLSLYLLTLDKEVDCEFVDLPEPIRVPGCSPIRTEDLLDQVRNRKSEECKWYLLHTSRLPLAAGVLMNTWEDLEPSTLKAIREDPYYNKISTPPIHPVGPLIRETEPITESGVECLAWLDNQPSDSVVFVALGSGGTLSAAQLTEIAWGLELSGQRFVWVVRTPTEFDASATFFNVGGDINDPKSFLPVGFLERTKKVGYVVASWAPQVAVLRHRSTGAFLSHCGWNSTMESMRHGVPMIAWPLYAEQKMNATALVEDVGVAVRPAEDPGKGIVTREEIKRVVSLVIGGEEGKLLRLRAGKLKESAEKVLSDNGGSSYDSLTRITNDWMVSRISSQNFK